The Malus domestica chromosome 10, GDT2T_hap1 genome contains a region encoding:
- the LOC103444703 gene encoding uncharacterized protein — translation MVDQEQHSLGLLSSQRDEEEEEKISSYSQSQSGYGARSGGGYGDSTTGYSSQGRTGARSGSCYRDSTDYSGEERLTGGGSYEEGKTDDYSEEGHGSRAVYSETTAYSSEGRRTGGGGYGGASNTDSYSEEGHGGRATETTAFSGEGCRTGGSGYSDNTDYSGERRRTSGGGGYGVVSTDDYSEEGHGGRRGYQKSDDDDSEEGHGGRREYKKI, via the coding sequence ATGGTTGATCAGGAGCAGCACAGCCTTGGCCTCTTGTCCAGCCAAAGGgacgaagaggaagaagaaaaaatctcaTCCTACTCTCAGTCTCAGTCTGGTTACGGAGCCCGGTCTGGTGGTGGCTACGGCGACTCCACTACTGGTTACTCTTCCCAAGGACGTACCGGGGCCCGCAGCGGCAGCTGCTACCGCGACAGCACTGATTACTCTGGTGAAGAACGCCTTACTGGCGGAGGCAGCTATGAAGAAGGCAAAACTGATGATTACTCGGAAGAAGGACACGGAAGCCGTGCCGTGTACAGCGAGACCACTGCTTACTCTAGCGAAGGACGTCGTACTGGTGGAGGTGGCTACGGCGGGGCCAGCAACACTGATAGTTACTCGGAAGAAGGACACGGAGGCCGTGCTACCGAGACCACTGCTTTCTCTGGTGAAGGATGTCGTACTGGCGGCAGTGGCTACAGCGATAACACTGATTACTCTGGTGAAAGACGTCGTACTAGCGGCGGAGGTGGCTATGGTGTGGTAAGCACTGATGATTACTCGGAGGAAGGACACGGAGGGCGTCGCGGGTACCAAAAATCTGATGATGATGACTCGGAGGAAGGACACGGAGGGCGTCGCGAGTACAAAAAAATCTGA